The following are from one region of the Desulfitobacterium chlororespirans DSM 11544 genome:
- a CDS encoding PHP domain-containing protein, producing MPEVKLRYPEADLHCHTSASDGVLTPWELVKQAAELGLKAVGITDHDTLSGWQKAGQAGKHFNVDILRGVELNTEWAGVEVHILGYEMNPQATILEDKLSELREARFKRVYTIIEKLQDLGIPIQKAEVERITKGESVGRPHIAQVLVDKGIVNSIAEAFDRYIGTGGPAYVPRLKITPEEGIVLIRKAGGVAVLAHPGICKLEKGIEQWVKAGLQGVEVSHSEHTLEDEKKYRALAKEYGLLMTGGSDFHGEKRKPGVRLGGWGTSYGTVEQIRNLANLACSHHI from the coding sequence ATGCCCGAAGTTAAACTTAGATATCCGGAAGCTGATTTGCATTGCCATACCAGTGCATCCGATGGGGTGCTTACGCCCTGGGAGCTGGTTAAGCAGGCCGCGGAATTAGGACTTAAGGCGGTAGGAATAACGGATCACGATACCCTAAGCGGCTGGCAAAAGGCCGGCCAAGCAGGCAAACATTTCAATGTAGACATCCTCAGAGGAGTCGAGCTCAATACGGAGTGGGCTGGTGTCGAGGTTCATATTCTCGGTTACGAGATGAATCCCCAAGCGACGATCCTTGAAGACAAGCTTTCCGAACTGAGGGAGGCTCGCTTCAAAAGAGTCTATACGATCATTGAAAAATTGCAGGATTTAGGGATACCTATTCAGAAAGCTGAGGTTGAAAGAATCACCAAGGGGGAATCTGTGGGGAGACCCCATATTGCTCAGGTTCTTGTTGATAAAGGAATAGTGAACTCTATTGCTGAAGCTTTTGATCGCTATATAGGAACCGGAGGGCCGGCCTATGTTCCCCGGTTAAAAATAACCCCGGAAGAGGGAATCGTGCTTATCCGCAAAGCCGGTGGTGTTGCCGTATTGGCCCATCCCGGCATCTGTAAACTGGAAAAAGGAATTGAGCAATGGGTCAAAGCAGGGCTGCAAGGAGTTGAGGTAAGCCACTCTGAACACACCCTTGAAGATGAAAAGAAATACCGGGCACTAGCCAAAGAATACGGATTGCTGATGACAGGTGGTTCAGATTTTCATGGGGAAAAGCGCAAGCCAGGTGTTCGCTTAGGCGGCTGGGGAACTTCCTATGGGACCGTGGAACAAATCCGCAATTTGGCCAATCTGGCCTGTTCGCATCATATCTAA
- a CDS encoding succinate--CoA ligase subunit alpha: protein MGILINKETKVVVQGITGREGSVRTKYMKDYGTNLIGGTSPGKMGQEIYGVPVFNTVKEIVREQGDIDFSVIFVPGSALKTAVMEAADAGVKNIIPCVEGTPIHDIMEMIAYAKGKGSRLIGPGSIGILTPGEAVVGWLGGNVEWANKFFQKGHIGVFSRSGGQSGTIPWVLREGGFGVSTVIHTGTEPVLGTSMADLLPFFEEDPDTHGVAVYAEIGGTQEEECAEVIAAGKFTKPFVIYVAGAWAPEGQRFSHASNIVERGRGSAKSKMEAITKAGGFVAERPTDIPLILKEKLGK, encoded by the coding sequence ATGGGCATTTTGATCAACAAAGAGACCAAAGTGGTTGTCCAGGGAATTACCGGACGAGAAGGCTCGGTGCGGACAAAATATATGAAAGACTATGGTACGAATCTGATCGGCGGCACAAGTCCCGGAAAAATGGGGCAGGAGATTTACGGTGTTCCGGTGTTCAATACCGTCAAGGAGATTGTCCGCGAACAAGGTGACATTGATTTCAGTGTTATCTTCGTACCGGGAAGTGCTTTAAAGACAGCTGTCATGGAAGCTGCCGATGCAGGAGTTAAAAACATTATTCCTTGCGTAGAAGGTACTCCTATTCATGACATTATGGAAATGATCGCCTATGCGAAAGGGAAAGGTTCAAGATTGATTGGACCGGGTTCCATTGGTATTCTCACACCGGGAGAAGCTGTCGTCGGCTGGCTGGGCGGCAACGTGGAGTGGGCTAATAAGTTTTTCCAAAAAGGCCATATCGGTGTATTTTCACGCAGTGGCGGTCAATCAGGTACCATTCCTTGGGTGCTTAGAGAAGGCGGCTTCGGGGTCAGCACCGTTATTCATACCGGAACAGAGCCGGTGCTTGGCACCTCCATGGCCGATCTGTTACCCTTCTTCGAGGAAGATCCCGATACTCATGGCGTAGCTGTCTACGCAGAAATCGGCGGCACCCAGGAAGAAGAATGTGCGGAAGTTATTGCCGCCGGCAAGTTTACAAAGCCTTTTGTCATCTATGTGGCTGGTGCTTGGGCACCTGAAGGTCAACGCTTCTCTCATGCCTCCAATATCGTTGAGCGTGGACGCGGTTCGGCCAAGAGCAAGATGGAAGCAATCACCAAGGCTGGTGGCTTTGTAGCGGAAAGACCGACAGATATTCCGTTGATCCTTAAGGAAAAGCTGGGTAAATAA
- a CDS encoding TetR/AcrR family transcriptional regulator, which yields MSELSRRERKKLETYTRLYECAMELFRQQGYEQTSVEQITQLADVGKGTFYNYFQSKEAVVLEYSRRNYQELIASGREAGYSLQERLAHVLRNWSQFMIRERELAWVALKNREEAELDKGLHYGIIGIISHGQRIGEINKRYDPVFLAESLQGMVLQHFLHWFVTGEGDLEKEMEDILNLFFEGLSERKLRA from the coding sequence ATGTCTGAGTTATCTCGCCGGGAGAGAAAGAAACTGGAGACGTATACCCGACTTTATGAGTGTGCCATGGAGCTTTTTCGTCAACAAGGCTATGAACAAACTTCAGTAGAGCAGATTACCCAACTGGCTGACGTAGGCAAGGGTACCTTTTATAATTACTTTCAGTCCAAGGAGGCCGTTGTTTTGGAATATTCCCGGCGCAACTATCAGGAGCTGATCGCTTCAGGCCGGGAGGCTGGGTACTCTCTTCAGGAACGCTTGGCTCATGTGCTGAGGAATTGGTCTCAATTTATGATCCGAGAAAGGGAATTGGCCTGGGTAGCGCTTAAAAACAGGGAAGAAGCTGAGCTGGATAAAGGATTGCACTATGGAATTATCGGTATTATCAGCCATGGCCAGCGCATTGGTGAAATCAATAAACGCTATGATCCGGTCTTTTTGGCAGAAAGTCTGCAGGGTATGGTGCTGCAGCATTTTTTGCATTGGTTTGTTACAGGAGAAGGAGATTTAGAGAAAGAGATGGAGGATATCCTTAATCTTTTTTTTGAAGGACTGAGTGAACGGAAGCTCAGAGCCTAA
- a CDS encoding tetratricopeptide repeat protein, translating into MRQIQYDLEIIYVYKLYYFFSLLIFICPTSLILGWRFGPMLGLLLFILGFLLAYFLMMHKKSFPTPDKKITARKMAKEITQDSTPLAISHFSSQLYFYFNEKKQAIALLEKYQNTHDPLLCATLADILLREGRPRHALRIVHDNPHHTSDPLLLCVLGHILRQMNEWQAAIRIYELSLALSRKSGFPCNGANRFTQFLLTLSYTATIHHALGDCYAMLKNYSQAKKHYLLGNIRIFDISLWRTGKVPTTHPA; encoded by the coding sequence ATGCGTCAAATCCAATATGATTTGGAAATCATCTATGTCTATAAACTTTATTACTTCTTCTCTTTGCTTATCTTCATTTGCCCGACCAGTCTCATCTTAGGCTGGCGCTTTGGCCCAATGCTCGGGCTCTTGCTCTTTATCCTCGGTTTTCTTCTTGCCTATTTTTTAATGATGCACAAAAAAAGCTTTCCCACCCCGGACAAAAAGATCACCGCCCGCAAAATGGCAAAGGAAATCACTCAGGACTCCACACCCTTAGCAATTTCCCATTTTTCCAGTCAGCTTTATTTTTATTTCAATGAAAAGAAACAGGCTATCGCTTTATTGGAAAAATATCAAAACACCCATGATCCACTTTTGTGTGCAACCCTTGCCGACATTCTCCTGCGTGAGGGCCGCCCCCGGCATGCCTTAAGGATAGTTCACGATAACCCTCACCATACTTCAGACCCGCTTCTGCTTTGTGTACTGGGCCATATACTGCGGCAGATGAATGAATGGCAGGCTGCCATCAGGATTTACGAACTAAGCCTGGCTTTATCCAGAAAATCCGGGTTTCCCTGCAATGGCGCTAATCGGTTCACTCAGTTTCTGCTCACCTTAAGCTACACTGCCACGATTCACCATGCCCTCGGCGATTGTTATGCCATGTTGAAGAATTACTCCCAAGCGAAAAAGCATTACTTATTGGGGAATATTCGTATCTTTGATATTTCTCTTTGGCGAACCGGCAAGGTCCCCACGACTCATCCGGCATAA
- a CDS encoding dipeptidase, with protein sequence MKDVWVIDGHCDSILDFLEGKRSLTTPQEGGHWDIQRAKEGKVMLQFMAAFIESQYKPERGTLRGLELIHAVHRFIQINGESVVLVRQAEDLRRLAPSQVGCLLSIEGGEILGNSLFLLDIIYELGVRALGLTWNQRNAIADGAGELTQSALTQFGEKVIQRMNELGMLIDVSHLNEAGFWHVLKLSTQPILASHSCAYALCPHPRNLTDEQLKALAQNGGVVGVNFYPGFLTQEPKASLQDVVRHIQYIAEVAGVDVIGLGSDFDGIESTPAGLEGADKYGDLAKALHLAGFNDQEIEKIMYKNFMRLLSTVLK encoded by the coding sequence ATGAAGGATGTTTGGGTCATCGATGGTCATTGTGACAGTATCCTCGATTTTTTAGAAGGAAAAAGAAGTCTGACCACCCCTCAGGAGGGCGGGCATTGGGATATCCAAAGAGCCAAAGAAGGCAAAGTCATGCTCCAGTTCATGGCTGCTTTCATTGAGAGCCAATATAAACCGGAGAGAGGCACTCTGAGAGGATTGGAGCTCATACATGCTGTCCACCGATTTATTCAGATCAATGGGGAGAGTGTGGTTCTGGTCAGACAAGCAGAGGATTTGCGCCGCCTCGCCCCTTCTCAAGTGGGCTGCTTATTAAGTATTGAAGGGGGAGAGATTCTTGGCAACAGCCTGTTTCTCCTGGATATTATCTATGAATTAGGGGTGCGTGCCTTAGGTCTGACCTGGAATCAGAGAAATGCCATTGCCGACGGCGCCGGGGAATTGACCCAAAGCGCCCTGACCCAATTCGGTGAGAAAGTCATTCAACGGATGAATGAACTGGGAATGCTGATCGATGTATCCCATCTTAATGAAGCGGGGTTTTGGCATGTCCTCAAGCTCAGCACCCAACCTATCCTGGCTTCTCATTCCTGTGCCTACGCCCTTTGTCCGCACCCCCGCAATCTCACTGATGAACAGCTTAAGGCCCTTGCTCAAAACGGGGGAGTAGTGGGAGTGAATTTTTATCCGGGATTCTTAACTCAGGAGCCTAAAGCCAGCCTGCAAGATGTGGTGCGCCATATCCAATATATTGCGGAAGTGGCGGGAGTCGACGTGATTGGCTTGGGGTCGGATTTTGATGGCATCGAGTCTACCCCTGCAGGTCTTGAGGGCGCGGACAAATATGGAGATTTAGCTAAGGCCTTGCATCTCGCCGGGTTTAACGATCAGGAAATAGAGAAAATAATGTATAAAAACTTTATGCGTTTGCTCTCTACCGTGTTAAAATAG
- a CDS encoding ATP-grasp domain-containing protein: MARFLEYQGKEWLAKAGMPVPKGRPASTPEEAREAAEWIGGPVAVKGQVQAGGRGKAGIVKLVNTPDEAAAAAAEILSKTVKGLPVRKVLVEEKLDIKKEFYCSFVVNGAREARSPMLMFSIEGGMDIESVPEEKLLKINVDPINGLQTYDAVDLAAKAGIAPEELTKFAKFLTKLSQTYKKYDCMTLEINPFVMTGNGNLICADCKMEIDNSSVGRHPEFGFDIARDLPGEPTELDYIGWSIEETDARGTGFLMNMGYDEVSPGYVGYHPIGGGSAMMGLDALNQVGLKPANYADTSGNPVASKIYRVAKSVLSQPNIDGYLLGGFMMANQEQWHHAHAIVKVLREILPTQKPGLPCVLLLCGNREDESLEILKTGLADLMTSDGPGKRIEIYGKEYVTDTKFIGERLLALSKDYRAEKEAQGK; this comes from the coding sequence ATGGCAAGATTTCTAGAGTATCAAGGTAAAGAATGGCTTGCAAAAGCAGGAATGCCGGTACCTAAGGGTCGTCCGGCATCGACCCCCGAAGAAGCAAGAGAAGCCGCTGAATGGATTGGCGGTCCTGTTGCGGTAAAAGGTCAGGTACAAGCGGGTGGTCGTGGTAAAGCTGGGATTGTTAAACTGGTTAACACTCCCGATGAGGCAGCAGCAGCTGCTGCTGAAATTCTCTCCAAAACAGTAAAAGGCTTACCGGTGCGCAAAGTTCTTGTAGAAGAGAAATTGGATATCAAAAAAGAGTTCTATTGCTCTTTTGTCGTTAATGGAGCAAGGGAAGCCCGTTCACCAATGCTTATGTTCAGCATTGAAGGCGGTATGGATATCGAAAGTGTTCCGGAAGAGAAATTACTGAAGATCAATGTGGACCCGATCAATGGACTGCAGACTTATGATGCAGTGGATTTGGCTGCTAAAGCAGGAATAGCTCCGGAAGAATTAACGAAGTTTGCTAAATTTTTGACGAAACTTTCTCAAACTTATAAGAAATACGACTGTATGACTCTTGAGATCAACCCCTTCGTGATGACAGGGAATGGCAATCTCATCTGTGCCGACTGCAAGATGGAAATCGACAACAGTTCCGTAGGCCGTCATCCCGAGTTTGGCTTTGACATCGCCCGTGACCTGCCTGGTGAGCCCACAGAGTTGGACTACATCGGTTGGAGCATTGAGGAAACGGATGCCCGTGGCACAGGCTTCCTCATGAATATGGGATACGATGAAGTCAGCCCCGGCTATGTTGGCTATCATCCCATCGGCGGCGGTTCGGCCATGATGGGCTTGGATGCTCTCAATCAAGTGGGTCTGAAGCCGGCCAACTATGCCGACACCAGCGGCAACCCCGTAGCTTCCAAAATTTATCGTGTTGCCAAATCGGTGCTTTCCCAGCCTAATATCGACGGCTACCTCCTTGGGGGCTTTATGATGGCCAACCAAGAACAATGGCATCATGCTCATGCTATAGTCAAAGTGCTTCGTGAAATCCTCCCCACCCAAAAACCAGGATTGCCTTGTGTGCTCCTTCTTTGTGGTAACCGGGAAGATGAGTCTCTGGAAATTCTCAAAACCGGACTGGCTGATCTGATGACCAGTGATGGACCGGGGAAAAGAATCGAGATTTACGGAAAAGAATATGTAACCGATACGAAGTTCATTGGTGAAAGACTCTTAGCTCTGAGCAAAGACTATCGGGCTGAGAAAGAAGCTCAAGGAAAGTAG
- a CDS encoding N-acetyltransferase: protein MNLRRAKLPDVEAMMSLVNHFADQGLMLPRSRNSLYEGLREFLVVEEQDRIIGIGALHIIWDDLAEIRTLAVLEGYQGQGVGRSLVNALLTDARTILCPRVFTLTYQPGFFERCGFIMINKEDMPHKVWKDCIHCVKFPNCDENAMMLNL, encoded by the coding sequence ATGAACTTAAGAAGAGCAAAATTACCGGACGTAGAAGCGATGATGTCGCTTGTTAATCATTTTGCCGACCAGGGGCTGATGCTGCCGCGGTCACGTAACTCACTCTATGAAGGCCTCAGAGAATTCTTGGTGGTCGAAGAACAGGACAGGATCATCGGCATAGGCGCTCTGCATATTATCTGGGATGATTTGGCTGAGATACGAACTCTTGCCGTGTTGGAAGGGTATCAGGGGCAAGGGGTAGGCAGAAGCCTCGTTAATGCTTTATTGACTGATGCCCGAACCATTCTTTGCCCCAGAGTGTTTACTCTGACTTATCAACCTGGTTTTTTTGAACGCTGTGGTTTTATTATGATCAATAAAGAAGACATGCCCCATAAGGTATGGAAAGACTGCATTCATTGTGTAAAATTTCCTAATTGTGATGAAAACGCCATGATGCTGAACCTGTAA
- the spoVS gene encoding stage V sporulation protein SpoVS, with the protein MDVLKVSAKSSPNSVAGALAGVLRERGGAELQAIGAGALNQAVKAVAIARGFVAPSGVDLVCIPAFTDIQIDGEERTAIKLIVEPR; encoded by the coding sequence ATGGATGTGTTAAAAGTCTCAGCAAAATCAAGTCCAAATTCTGTCGCAGGTGCTTTGGCTGGTGTGCTCCGTGAGAGGGGAGGTGCGGAGTTGCAGGCCATTGGTGCAGGTGCACTCAATCAAGCTGTAAAGGCCGTAGCTATTGCCAGAGGGTTTGTTGCCCCGAGCGGAGTCGATCTTGTATGTATTCCTGCTTTCACCGACATACAAATTGACGGGGAAGAGCGAACGGCAATAAAGCTCATTGTAGAACCACGCTAA
- a CDS encoding aminotransferase class I/II-fold pyridoxal phosphate-dependent enzyme, with product MKARRLSSLGASVFTEMDDLRKELEKAGKQLINLSIGSPDRSPSAEIRKVLAEGVLDGGSYGYTLTRGTESFRSGCARWYKERFGVNLDPEKEVLPLMGSQDGLAHIFLALCDPGDVALIPDPGYPIYTAGLVLAGGEKVALPLREENGFLPDLSAIEDGVAQAAKIMFLNYPNNPTAAVAPLSFFEEVVDFARKNRIVVCHDAAYSELAFDGYRPVSFLQVPGAKAIGIEFHSVSKTYNLAGVRLGFAVGNAEIIGALAELKSNIDYGVFEPALQAGAYALSASQENVEKNRRTYEERRDIWVKGCAQAGWFMPSPQGSMFIWAPVPTAQDSRSFAFALAREAGVIVVPGIAFGEYGEGYVRIGMVQDQEVLKEAVRRVQEFLAAQG from the coding sequence TTGAAAGCGCGGCGTTTAAGCAGTTTAGGAGCATCTGTATTTACAGAAATGGATGATTTAAGAAAAGAGTTGGAGAAGGCTGGAAAACAGCTGATTAATCTTAGCATCGGCAGCCCTGACCGCTCCCCCTCCGCAGAGATTCGCAAGGTCTTGGCGGAAGGGGTCCTTGACGGCGGGAGTTATGGCTACACTCTGACCCGGGGGACAGAGAGTTTTCGGTCAGGATGTGCCCGGTGGTACAAAGAGCGCTTTGGCGTAAATTTGGACCCGGAAAAAGAAGTTCTGCCTTTAATGGGCTCTCAGGACGGGCTCGCCCATATCTTTTTAGCCCTGTGCGATCCCGGAGATGTGGCTTTAATACCTGATCCGGGATATCCCATCTACACGGCGGGATTAGTCCTGGCCGGAGGAGAAAAGGTTGCCCTGCCTTTAAGGGAGGAAAACGGCTTTTTGCCGGATCTGTCGGCCATTGAGGATGGGGTGGCACAGGCAGCTAAGATTATGTTTCTTAATTATCCTAACAACCCCACTGCGGCGGTGGCCCCCTTGTCCTTTTTCGAAGAGGTCGTTGATTTTGCCCGCAAGAACAGGATTGTGGTGTGTCATGATGCTGCTTACTCGGAGTTGGCCTTTGACGGTTACCGTCCTGTGAGCTTCCTTCAGGTTCCGGGTGCCAAAGCAATAGGGATCGAATTTCACTCCGTCTCCAAAACCTACAATTTGGCAGGGGTCAGACTGGGATTTGCAGTGGGCAATGCGGAAATCATCGGGGCCTTGGCTGAGTTGAAATCGAATATCGATTATGGGGTATTTGAACCTGCCCTGCAGGCCGGTGCTTATGCCCTCAGTGCCTCTCAGGAAAATGTTGAAAAAAACCGCCGGACTTATGAGGAACGGAGAGATATCTGGGTTAAAGGGTGTGCTCAGGCAGGATGGTTCATGCCCTCGCCCCAAGGCTCCATGTTTATTTGGGCTCCGGTACCCACAGCACAGGATTCCCGCAGCTTTGCCTTTGCCTTAGCCCGGGAGGCCGGAGTCATTGTCGTCCCCGGTATTGCCTTTGGAGAATACGGGGAAGGATATGTGCGGATCGGCATGGTTCAGGATCAGGAGGTCCTGAAAGAGGCGGTGCGGCGGGTTCAAGAGTTTCTGGCTGCCCAGGGTTAA
- a CDS encoding TIGR00282 family metallophosphoesterase has protein sequence MNILFIGDIVGNPGREAIKVLLKPLIKEYGIDLTIANGENAAGGKGLTKEIAEELYDDGIEFITMGNHVWDQRSIMKFIDQEARLIRPANYPVGAPGKGHGYIRTKGKKVGVLNLSGRVFLNSLEDPFSGAIRWINEIRQETPLIIVDFHAEATSEKVALGWFLDGKVSAVLGTHTHIQTADARLLHQGTAYITDVGMTGPRDSVLGVKKETIINRFLTQLPAKFELAAGPIQLNAVVIDVDEATGKARSITAIQRVKE, from the coding sequence GTGAATATACTATTTATTGGCGACATTGTTGGCAATCCTGGCCGTGAGGCGATTAAGGTGTTGCTTAAACCGCTTATCAAAGAGTATGGGATTGATTTAACCATAGCCAATGGAGAAAACGCCGCTGGGGGTAAAGGATTAACCAAGGAAATAGCCGAAGAGCTTTATGACGATGGCATCGAATTTATCACCATGGGCAATCATGTCTGGGATCAGCGGAGCATCATGAAATTTATTGACCAGGAAGCCCGTTTGATCAGGCCGGCCAATTACCCTGTGGGTGCACCGGGAAAAGGGCATGGTTACATAAGGACAAAGGGTAAGAAGGTCGGAGTGCTCAATCTTTCCGGCCGGGTATTTCTCAATAGTCTTGAAGATCCCTTCAGTGGCGCCATTCGTTGGATCAATGAGATACGGCAGGAAACCCCCCTTATTATTGTCGATTTTCATGCCGAAGCTACTTCAGAGAAAGTGGCCTTGGGTTGGTTCCTGGATGGCAAAGTTTCCGCTGTTTTGGGGACTCATACCCATATCCAGACGGCAGATGCCCGCTTATTGCACCAAGGGACTGCCTATATTACGGATGTGGGGATGACCGGACCCCGGGATTCTGTTTTAGGGGTTAAAAAAGAAACCATCATTAATCGATTTTTGACCCAACTTCCCGCTAAATTTGAATTAGCGGCAGGCCCCATACAGCTTAATGCCGTTGTGATCGATGTGGATGAGGCCACAGGGAAAGCCCGTTCCATCACGGCTATTCAACGGGTGAAAGAGTAA
- a CDS encoding P1 family peptidase — translation MERRSARSCGLWMGELAPGLHNDITDVPGVLVGHVSLIKGYGPLIPGVGPVRTGITAIRPHPGNIYREPCQAGIHVMNGFGKSLGVPYIQETGLLNSPIFLTNTLSVYDAAQGMLTYLLQENPEIGHDARTPNLVVFECDDSYLNDIRGRHVKPWDGILALNRASTGPIVQGSVGAGVGMCLFQLKGGIGSASRIVPSQGKEYRMGMLALTNFGHLEEMLINGVPIGLMMKRANQQKMLCQVPGSLILVGMTDAPLSCRQLHMLAVRAPLGLGRTGGISRMGSGEFCLMVSNTGLEFAAPLSDWDLDPFFQAAVEITAESIWNSLFYATSMAGRDGHLCQALPIDEVLSWMG, via the coding sequence ATGGAACGGCGAAGTGCCCGGTCCTGCGGCTTATGGATGGGGGAGCTGGCACCTGGATTACATAACGATATCACGGATGTGCCCGGAGTCTTGGTGGGTCATGTTTCCTTAATCAAAGGTTACGGTCCCCTCATTCCCGGGGTGGGTCCTGTCCGCACCGGCATTACAGCCATACGTCCTCACCCGGGAAATATCTATCGTGAGCCCTGCCAGGCGGGGATTCACGTCATGAATGGCTTTGGCAAGTCTCTGGGTGTGCCTTATATCCAGGAGACCGGTTTGCTGAATTCTCCCATTTTCTTAACCAATACCTTAAGTGTCTATGACGCGGCCCAAGGAATGCTGACTTATTTGCTGCAGGAAAATCCGGAGATCGGCCATGATGCCCGAACCCCTAATTTGGTGGTTTTTGAATGCGATGACTCCTATCTGAATGATATCCGTGGCCGTCATGTGAAGCCTTGGGATGGAATTTTAGCTCTGAACCGTGCATCAACGGGGCCGATAGTTCAAGGGAGTGTGGGGGCCGGAGTAGGGATGTGCTTATTCCAGCTGAAAGGCGGGATTGGCAGTGCTTCACGTATTGTTCCCAGCCAGGGCAAAGAATATAGAATGGGTATGTTGGCCTTGACCAATTTTGGACATTTAGAGGAGATGCTTATCAACGGTGTTCCGATAGGTTTAATGATGAAGAGGGCTAACCAGCAAAAAATGCTTTGCCAGGTTCCGGGCTCTCTTATTTTAGTGGGTATGACGGACGCCCCCCTCAGCTGCCGGCAATTGCATATGCTGGCGGTAAGGGCCCCTTTGGGATTAGGCCGGACGGGGGGGATATCGCGGATGGGGAGCGGAGAGTTTTGCTTGATGGTCAGCAACACCGGCTTGGAATTTGCAGCTCCGCTCAGTGATTGGGACCTGGACCCCTTTTTTCAGGCAGCAGTGGAAATAACGGCTGAAAGTATCTGGAATTCTCTGTTCTATGCTACATCGATGGCAGGGCGGGACGGACATCTATGCCAAGCGCTTCCCATTGACGAAGTATTATCCTGGATGGGCTAA
- a CDS encoding HD domain-containing protein, with translation MFYRVHQFWQATHPIITEDELAWAISLLPAPCLPLFQGQPLPEQRHALDVAQDLWNSGIRDSHLLIAALLHDCGKTRYPLKLWERVAIVLLQKAPRKIWHTLSHSSLPLAASLQAAEAHPLWGAEMVSHLSLDPRIVDLIREHHTPHSQEGYLLYQADNRH, from the coding sequence ATGTTTTACCGCGTCCACCAATTTTGGCAAGCCACCCACCCTATCATCACAGAAGATGAATTGGCCTGGGCCATATCCCTGCTGCCTGCCCCTTGCCTTCCTCTGTTCCAAGGTCAGCCCCTTCCGGAACAGCGTCATGCACTGGATGTGGCACAGGACTTATGGAATTCCGGGATTCGGGATTCACATCTTCTCATCGCCGCTCTTCTTCATGATTGTGGCAAGACAAGATATCCGCTCAAACTATGGGAGCGGGTTGCTATTGTTTTGCTGCAAAAGGCACCCCGTAAAATTTGGCATACTTTAAGCCACTCCTCCCTCCCACTTGCCGCCTCCTTGCAGGCGGCTGAAGCGCATCCGCTTTGGGGGGCCGAAATGGTGTCACACCTCAGCTTAGATCCCCGCATCGTCGATCTGATCAGGGAACATCACACGCCTCACAGCCAGGAAGGATATTTGCTTTACCAGGCGGATAACCGGCATTAA
- a CDS encoding translation initiation factor 2, translating to MARGDRDLEIHEEVKNLREELRAAKGRIGELEQRVEHLRVSRRVLMNLLEKVEREKVALIHKLEKENIRLQRDNTRFAKWIFSKNREIVQLQEKIEEYKEKA from the coding sequence ATGGCTAGGGGGGACAGAGACTTGGAGATTCATGAAGAAGTCAAAAATCTTCGCGAAGAACTCAGGGCTGCCAAAGGACGAATCGGGGAATTGGAACAGCGGGTGGAGCATCTAAGAGTCAGCCGCAGAGTCCTTATGAATCTGCTGGAAAAAGTAGAGAGGGAAAAAGTCGCTCTCATTCATAAGCTGGAAAAGGAAAATATCCGTTTGCAACGGGACAATACACGGTTTGCCAAATGGATTTTCTCCAAGAATCGGGAGATCGTTCAGTTGCAGGAAAAAATTGAGGAATACAAAGAGAAGGCTTAA